A genomic stretch from Anaerolinea thermophila UNI-1 includes:
- a CDS encoding peroxiredoxin yields the protein MSEQMQTPAFPRLNEPAPEFEAVTTHGVLRLSDFRDRWLILFSHPADFTPVCTTEFIAFAEIYPELQKRGVDLLGLSIDSVYSHIAWVRNIEEKTGVKIPFPVIADLNKEVATLYGMIQPGASKTETVRAVFIIDPKGILRAMIYYPLTTGRNMQEILRLIDALQTSDQYGVATPANWKPGDKVIVPAPKTVDAVDVSPKPGYEVIDWYLVKKELK from the coding sequence ATGTCTGAACAAATGCAAACCCCTGCTTTTCCCCGTTTGAACGAACCCGCCCCCGAATTTGAAGCCGTGACCACTCACGGTGTCCTGCGCCTGTCCGATTTCCGCGACCGCTGGTTGATTCTCTTCTCCCACCCTGCCGATTTCACACCGGTTTGTACCACCGAGTTCATCGCCTTTGCCGAAATCTACCCCGAACTGCAAAAGCGCGGTGTGGATTTGCTCGGCTTGAGCATCGACAGCGTGTACTCGCACATCGCCTGGGTGCGCAACATCGAAGAGAAAACCGGCGTCAAAATCCCCTTCCCGGTGATCGCCGACCTGAACAAAGAAGTTGCTACCCTCTACGGCATGATTCAACCCGGCGCCAGCAAGACCGAAACCGTGCGGGCTGTCTTCATCATTGACCCCAAAGGCATTCTGCGTGCCATGATTTACTACCCGCTGACCACCGGGCGCAACATGCAGGAAATCCTGCGCCTGATTGACGCCCTGCAAACCAGCGACCAATACGGCGTTGCCACCCCCGCCAACTGGAAACCCGGCGACAAGGTCATCGTCCCGGCGCCCAAGACCGTGGACGCGGTGGACGTCTCACCCAAACCGGGCTACGAGGTCATCGACTGGTACCTGGTGAAGAAAGAACTGAAGTAA
- a CDS encoding ABC transporter permease, translating to MNKTTSLQPQTEDWDLIIQPQRNLLDLRLGELWRYRDLILLFVRRDFVAAYKQTILGPLWYLIQPLLTTITFTVIFGRIASLPTDGLPEFLFYMSGTVIWSYFAECLNKTSNTFVQNAHLFGKVYFPRMAVPVSILISNLITFLMQFVLFLGFVGFFALRGTPIRMNLAWVALSPLLLLMMAGLGLGFGIIISSLTTKYRDLRFLVQFGVQLLMYATPVIYPVSSIPARFQPLLQANPMTPIVEAFRFAFLGAGTVNAGQLLYSFVFMVVLVFLGAVIFNRVEQTFMDTV from the coding sequence ATGAACAAAACCACTTCTCTCCAACCCCAAACCGAAGACTGGGATCTCATCATTCAGCCTCAGCGCAACCTGCTGGATTTGCGCCTGGGCGAATTGTGGCGCTACCGCGACCTCATCCTGCTGTTTGTGCGCCGGGATTTTGTGGCGGCTTACAAGCAGACCATCCTGGGTCCCTTGTGGTATCTCATCCAGCCTCTGCTGACCACCATCACCTTTACCGTGATCTTCGGCAGGATTGCCAGTTTGCCCACCGATGGACTGCCGGAGTTCCTCTTTTACATGTCCGGCACGGTCATCTGGTCCTACTTTGCCGAGTGCCTGAACAAGACCTCGAATACCTTTGTGCAGAATGCGCATCTGTTCGGCAAGGTGTACTTCCCGCGGATGGCGGTGCCGGTGTCCATCCTCATTTCCAATCTCATCACCTTCCTGATGCAGTTTGTGCTGTTTTTGGGCTTTGTGGGCTTCTTTGCCCTGCGCGGCACGCCTATTCGCATGAATCTCGCCTGGGTGGCGCTCTCGCCCCTGCTGTTGTTGATGATGGCAGGGCTGGGGTTGGGGTTTGGCATCATCATTTCCTCGCTGACCACCAAGTACCGCGATTTGCGCTTTCTGGTGCAGTTTGGAGTGCAACTGCTGATGTACGCCACGCCGGTGATTTACCCGGTTTCGTCCATTCCGGCGCGCTTCCAGCCGCTCCTGCAAGCCAACCCGATGACGCCCATTGTCGAAGCTTTCCGCTTTGCTTTTCTGGGCGCAGGCACGGTGAACGCCGGGCAACTGCTCTACAGCTTCGTGTTCATGGTGGTGCTGGTATTCCTCGGAGCGGTCATTTTCAACCGCGTCGAGCAGACGTTCATGGATACGGTGTAA
- the xseA gene encoding exodeoxyribonuclease VII large subunit, with the protein MDMPSLFPTPALSVSELTRLIRSLLESEPALSEIWVAGEISNFTRAASGHVYFTLKDSGAALKCVIWRNAARTLRVPLQDGIAIEAFGSIGVYEQGGNYQFYVTAVRPAGEGYLYQQFLRLKAQLEAEGLFAEERKRPIPTFPRRIGVVTSPTGAALQDILNTLRRRYPLVEVILAPSAVQGEEAPLELVQALNALNRIPDLDVILLARGGGSIEDLWAFNDEGVVRTVAASRVPVITGVGHETDFTLVDFAADLRAPTPTGAATLATPDRAELLIQVERTLQRLNRLISQRVNLESARLNQLESRLQRASPVRRIEDNRQRLDNAILRLQNTAARLIAQRQAHLQALNAHLSALNPLAVLERGFALIEHPEGGILTRAAQAQAGETVRIRLADGALTAKVEHVLLKPEKGVE; encoded by the coding sequence ATGGACATGCCTTCCCTCTTTCCCACCCCCGCGCTGAGCGTCAGCGAACTGACCCGCCTCATCCGCTCTCTGCTGGAAAGCGAACCCGCGCTGAGCGAGATCTGGGTGGCGGGCGAAATCTCCAACTTCACCCGCGCCGCCTCCGGGCATGTGTACTTCACCCTCAAAGACAGCGGCGCGGCGCTCAAATGCGTCATCTGGCGCAATGCTGCGCGCACTCTGCGCGTTCCCCTGCAGGACGGCATTGCCATCGAAGCCTTTGGCTCGATTGGCGTGTACGAGCAGGGCGGGAACTATCAGTTCTACGTCACCGCAGTCAGACCGGCGGGTGAAGGCTACCTGTACCAGCAATTCCTGCGCCTCAAAGCCCAACTGGAAGCCGAAGGGCTGTTTGCCGAAGAACGCAAGCGCCCCATCCCAACCTTCCCGCGGCGCATCGGCGTGGTCACCTCGCCCACCGGTGCGGCGCTCCAAGACATCCTCAACACCCTGCGGCGGCGCTATCCGCTGGTGGAAGTCATCCTGGCGCCCTCGGCGGTGCAGGGCGAAGAAGCCCCCCTGGAACTGGTGCAAGCCCTGAACGCCCTCAACCGCATCCCCGACCTGGATGTAATTCTGCTGGCGCGCGGCGGCGGTTCAATCGAAGATTTGTGGGCGTTCAACGATGAAGGCGTGGTGCGCACCGTCGCCGCCTCACGCGTGCCGGTTATCACCGGCGTGGGACACGAAACCGACTTCACCCTGGTGGATTTTGCCGCCGACTTGCGTGCCCCCACCCCCACCGGGGCCGCCACCCTTGCCACCCCCGACCGCGCCGAACTGCTGATTCAAGTGGAGCGCACCCTGCAACGCCTGAACCGACTCATCTCTCAGCGGGTGAATCTGGAAAGCGCCCGCCTGAATCAACTGGAGAGCCGGCTTCAGCGCGCCTCACCCGTGCGGCGCATTGAGGATAACCGTCAGCGGCTGGATAACGCCATTCTGCGCCTGCAAAACACCGCCGCGCGACTCATCGCTCAGCGGCAGGCGCACCTGCAAGCCCTGAATGCGCATCTCAGCGCGCTCAATCCGCTGGCGGTGCTGGAACGTGGCTTTGCGCTGATCGAACATCCCGAGGGGGGCATCCTCACCCGCGCGGCGCAGGCACAAGCCGGAGAAACCGTGCGCATCCGCTTGGCAGACGGCGCACTGACAGCAAAAGTGGAACATGTCTTGCTCAAGCCTGAAAAGGGAGTGGAATGA
- a CDS encoding glucoamylase family protein gives MKAQQIIEQELNRSIDFFLETTNLNPASRGFGLALDSTKDPHTSSIASVGFALTGWVIAYERNRLTRTRALEITRGTLRTLLENVPHHRGFFAHFLNMETAERLHQCEYSTIDTAICLNGVVTAAAYFQDAEIQQVAQELLNRVDWDFIVFEKEGKALFRMAYNPDRDGDYVHGDPGFIHQWDMAAEQKMMYLLAAPYLTPETARALYAGFNRDMGEFQGKPVIINPGGNLFCYQLSEAWLDVRTYLDPDGVDWFENTRLATLADRAFCMQHALRYRTYHANSWGLNAGDSPFGYRVYGSAPSLYEPEHDGTVSIAGALASLPFAPEEVLSMAEYLYHQHPQTWGRYGFFDAYNLDVLPPWYGKDIYGFNKGLSMIMIENYLSGLIWDVYTHSPLIQSALEILRFVPRREVEHGTIFR, from the coding sequence ATGAAAGCACAGCAGATCATCGAACAGGAACTGAATCGCTCGATTGACTTTTTTCTGGAAACCACCAATTTGAATCCTGCCAGCCGTGGATTTGGGCTGGCGCTGGACAGTACAAAAGATCCTCATACTTCGTCGATTGCCAGTGTGGGGTTTGCTTTGACGGGCTGGGTTATTGCCTATGAGCGCAATCGGCTGACCCGCACGCGCGCCCTGGAGATCACCCGTGGCACCCTGCGCACCCTGCTGGAAAACGTCCCGCATCATCGCGGTTTTTTTGCCCATTTCCTGAACATGGAAACCGCTGAGCGTCTTCATCAATGCGAATACTCTACCATTGATACTGCCATTTGTCTGAACGGTGTGGTAACCGCCGCAGCCTATTTTCAAGACGCAGAAATCCAGCAGGTGGCACAAGAATTGCTCAACCGTGTGGACTGGGATTTTATTGTCTTTGAGAAAGAGGGTAAGGCCCTGTTCCGTATGGCGTATAACCCCGACCGCGATGGAGATTATGTCCATGGCGATCCGGGATTCATTCACCAGTGGGACATGGCGGCGGAACAGAAGATGATGTACCTGCTGGCGGCGCCATACCTCACGCCGGAGACGGCGCGGGCGCTTTATGCCGGCTTCAACCGCGATATGGGCGAGTTTCAGGGTAAGCCTGTCATCATCAACCCCGGCGGCAATCTCTTCTGTTATCAGTTGAGCGAAGCCTGGCTGGATGTGCGTACGTACCTTGACCCCGATGGGGTGGACTGGTTTGAAAACACCCGCCTGGCAACCCTTGCCGACCGTGCCTTTTGCATGCAGCATGCGTTGCGCTACCGCACCTATCATGCCAATTCCTGGGGCTTGAACGCTGGAGATAGTCCCTTCGGGTATCGTGTCTATGGCAGTGCGCCATCTTTGTATGAGCCGGAGCACGACGGCACAGTTTCCATTGCCGGAGCGCTGGCATCTCTGCCCTTTGCCCCCGAGGAAGTGCTGTCAATGGCGGAGTACCTTTACCATCAGCATCCGCAAACCTGGGGCAGGTATGGCTTTTTCGATGCCTACAATCTGGACGTGCTTCCGCCCTGGTATGGCAAGGATATCTACGGCTTTAACAAAGGGCTTTCGATGATCATGATTGAGAATTACCTCAGCGGGTTGATATGGGACGTTTATACTCACAGTCCGCTGATTCAATCGGCATTGGAAATTTTACGCTTTGTGCCGCGAAGAGAGGTGGAGCATGGCACAATTTTCCGTTAA
- a CDS encoding S8 family serine peptidase, with protein sequence MKRFLRLALILLCVLFWGWTNLVGSAGAQGEPEELPTLVEISFGVHPHWLEGQNAQKIADYGTFSVWRLPIGQTKLPASAQMLSPRVYLRGVTLDTSSQSVEPSLPQGWRQSLSGDEGAQLWLVQFAAPLKDEWLEALKQSGLTSVAYVPDHALLVYGRAPAQRLSTLPTAVAKALYWQGAYHPYYRLAPALRPDAKPAPQGDVDVTVQVFAGADNLDAMLAQLEGWASARYGEREPLLNLVNLRLRMPVERLKDIAVLPAVVNVEPLPQFELLDEIQGQVLAGNIAVFSGKTVAESPGYMDWLIAHGFPTDPAAYPLVDVMDDGLDAGDPNTSLHPNFYQWGSTANPDRVVYIRNCTSDPSGNNVGGHGTLNAGIVVGYDAQTESYEAGGYQLGLGISPFGRVAATKLFTNTGSFSWTKCSSSYAGVLQPAYQAGARLTSNSWGGSGEGKYTVDSQIYDALTRDVLPSTPGNQQMMHVFAAGNSGPYDTTINEPATAKNVLAVGATENPRDSGVFDGCWESNGDSADDLASFSSRGPTEDGRAKPDVVAPGTHVQGPASRDPAYNGSSVCGPAYYPAGQSLYTWSSGTSHSTPAVAGIAQLLYEYYGRVLAPGQSPSPAMLKGLIIHSSRYLTGQDAGTDLPSPGQGWGMPALENIVNMPGWVLRDQDILLTETGQQVEFYLRPLNPDLPLAVTLVWTDAPGNPAAGKALVNDLDLQVVAQGAQYVGNRFQGEFSVPGGTADDLNNVERVVLERAGNGVFLVRVLAHNLAGDGVPGNADATDQDFALVISNAEVTAPQALLVMNSLRVQEVMGNADGILQPGETGEVWVSLRNIGAVSADGVKAALQGAAGVVDVLQSQSDYPSIPAGETRENLTAFRVQVGLQNDCFLVPQLVLQVFMGQVEALHGTIRLPAAAQPGTLSTYLNSAVIDIPDNNPSGVEVPLEVPEDFRIYDVDVLVNIQHSYTGDLTLRLFVPDGRQVLLANRRGEYGDNFTSTVFDDEASLPISQGSPPFSGSFKPEEPLSTLDGISARGTWRLWVVDSAIADTGRVTRFELRLTPAVCPQYMPYRLILFPIFKNYTLP encoded by the coding sequence ATGAAAAGGTTTCTCAGGTTGGCACTGATATTGTTATGCGTCCTCTTTTGGGGGTGGACAAATCTCGTGGGGAGCGCTGGGGCACAGGGAGAGCCTGAGGAACTGCCGACTCTGGTGGAAATTTCTTTTGGAGTACATCCCCATTGGCTTGAAGGACAAAACGCTCAGAAAATTGCCGATTACGGGACATTTTCGGTCTGGCGGTTGCCGATTGGACAGACAAAACTCCCTGCATCGGCTCAAATGCTCTCTCCCAGGGTGTATTTGCGCGGAGTGACTCTTGATACCTCTTCTCAGAGTGTAGAACCCAGTCTGCCGCAAGGATGGCGGCAATCTCTGAGTGGGGATGAGGGGGCGCAGTTATGGCTGGTGCAGTTTGCCGCGCCGTTGAAGGATGAATGGCTGGAGGCGCTGAAACAGTCAGGGTTGACTTCCGTGGCGTATGTTCCCGACCATGCCCTGCTGGTGTACGGGCGCGCGCCTGCTCAACGGCTTTCGACATTGCCGACTGCTGTAGCAAAGGCGTTGTACTGGCAGGGGGCTTATCACCCGTATTATCGTCTGGCGCCGGCACTGCGCCCGGATGCCAAACCGGCTCCGCAGGGGGATGTGGATGTGACCGTGCAGGTGTTTGCTGGGGCGGACAATCTGGACGCTATGCTGGCGCAGTTGGAAGGATGGGCATCTGCCCGTTACGGCGAGCGCGAGCCGCTGTTGAATCTGGTCAACCTGCGCCTGCGTATGCCTGTTGAGCGCCTGAAGGACATTGCTGTGCTTCCCGCCGTGGTCAATGTAGAGCCGTTGCCTCAATTTGAACTGCTGGATGAGATTCAGGGACAGGTGCTGGCGGGTAATATCGCTGTTTTTTCGGGAAAAACAGTTGCCGAATCCCCTGGATACATGGATTGGTTGATCGCTCATGGTTTCCCCACCGACCCGGCGGCGTATCCGCTGGTGGATGTGATGGACGATGGGCTGGATGCCGGGGATCCTAATACTTCTCTGCACCCGAACTTTTATCAATGGGGTTCAACCGCCAATCCCGATCGGGTGGTCTATATTCGCAACTGCACGAGTGATCCTTCGGGAAACAATGTAGGCGGGCATGGCACGCTCAACGCGGGGATTGTCGTGGGATACGATGCTCAGACAGAAAGTTACGAAGCCGGCGGGTATCAACTGGGGCTGGGCATCTCACCATTTGGGCGGGTGGCGGCGACCAAACTCTTCACCAATACCGGTTCGTTTTCCTGGACAAAATGTTCTTCATCGTATGCGGGGGTTCTCCAGCCGGCCTATCAGGCGGGGGCGCGGCTGACCAGCAATTCCTGGGGTGGATCTGGAGAAGGAAAATACACCGTCGATTCGCAAATCTACGATGCGCTGACCCGGGATGTTCTGCCTTCTACGCCGGGCAATCAGCAAATGATGCATGTGTTTGCCGCAGGGAACAGTGGGCCTTATGATACCACCATCAATGAGCCTGCCACGGCAAAGAATGTGCTGGCGGTGGGCGCCACCGAAAACCCGCGTGATTCAGGGGTGTTCGATGGCTGTTGGGAAAGCAATGGCGACAGTGCGGATGATCTGGCTTCTTTCTCGTCCCGCGGTCCAACCGAGGATGGTCGCGCCAAGCCCGACGTGGTGGCGCCGGGGACGCATGTGCAGGGTCCGGCTTCGCGCGACCCGGCTTACAATGGCAGTTCGGTGTGCGGTCCGGCGTATTACCCTGCCGGGCAGTCTCTGTACACCTGGTCCTCAGGTACCAGCCATTCAACGCCGGCGGTGGCAGGCATCGCCCAGTTGCTCTATGAGTATTACGGGCGCGTGCTGGCGCCGGGACAATCGCCCAGTCCGGCAATGCTGAAGGGGTTGATCATCCACTCTTCCCGCTACCTGACCGGGCAGGATGCTGGAACAGATTTGCCTTCGCCGGGGCAGGGATGGGGCATGCCTGCCCTGGAAAATATTGTCAACATGCCCGGATGGGTGCTCCGCGATCAGGATATCCTGTTGACGGAAACCGGTCAGCAGGTGGAATTTTACCTGCGCCCGCTCAACCCGGATCTGCCGCTGGCGGTGACACTGGTGTGGACGGATGCACCGGGCAACCCGGCGGCAGGCAAGGCGCTGGTCAATGACCTGGACTTACAGGTGGTTGCTCAGGGCGCGCAGTATGTGGGCAATCGCTTTCAGGGGGAATTCTCGGTGCCGGGTGGTACGGCGGATGACCTGAACAATGTGGAGCGGGTGGTGCTGGAGCGGGCGGGGAATGGGGTATTCCTGGTGCGGGTGCTGGCGCACAACCTGGCGGGGGACGGCGTGCCGGGCAATGCCGATGCTACCGATCAGGATTTTGCGCTGGTGATTAGCAACGCCGAGGTGACTGCGCCGCAGGCACTGCTGGTGATGAACTCACTGCGGGTGCAGGAAGTGATGGGCAATGCGGATGGGATTCTTCAGCCCGGCGAGACGGGAGAGGTTTGGGTCTCTCTGCGCAATATCGGCGCGGTATCGGCAGATGGAGTAAAGGCGGCGCTTCAGGGCGCGGCGGGGGTGGTGGACGTCCTGCAGTCTCAGTCTGATTATCCTTCCATCCCGGCGGGAGAGACGCGCGAGAACCTGACGGCTTTCCGTGTTCAGGTGGGACTGCAAAACGATTGCTTTCTCGTTCCGCAACTGGTTTTGCAGGTGTTCATGGGGCAGGTCGAAGCGCTCCACGGGACAATTCGTTTGCCTGCCGCGGCTCAGCCTGGCACGCTGAGCACTTATCTCAACTCCGCCGTGATAGATATTCCCGATAACAATCCGTCGGGGGTGGAAGTGCCGCTGGAAGTTCCCGAGGACTTCCGCATCTACGATGTGGATGTGCTGGTCAACATTCAACATTCCTATACCGGAGATTTGACGCTCCGCCTGTTTGTCCCCGACGGCAGGCAAGTTTTACTGGCAAACCGTCGGGGTGAGTACGGGGATAATTTCACCAGCACTGTATTTGATGATGAAGCCTCTTTGCCCATTTCACAAGGAAGCCCGCCGTTCAGCGGTTCCTTCAAGCCCGAAGAGCCGTTGAGTACCCTGGATGGGATATCTGCCAGAGGAACATGGCGTTTGTGGGTGGTGGACTCGGCAATTGCGGATACCGGCAGGGTGACGCGCTTTGAACTGCGCCTGACCCCGGCAGTGTGCCCACAGTATATGCCTTACCGGCTGATCCTGTTTCCCATTTTTAAAAATTACACCCTGCCCTAG
- a CDS encoding exodeoxyribonuclease VII small subunit, with amino-acid sequence MMDSLSEIANLSYEDAVRELEAILEKLETAQPSLEETLRLYERGQALAKHCAALLEQAELRIQTLNGNDLSESG; translated from the coding sequence ATGATGGATTCTTTAAGTGAAATTGCGAACCTGTCGTATGAAGATGCCGTGCGCGAACTGGAAGCCATCCTCGAAAAACTGGAAACCGCTCAACCCTCACTGGAAGAGACACTGAGACTGTACGAACGCGGGCAGGCGCTGGCAAAACACTGCGCCGCCCTGCTGGAACAGGCAGAACTGCGCATTCAAACGCTCAACGGGAACGATTTGTCCGAATCGGGATAA
- a CDS encoding beta-galactosidase → MAQFSVKQGQFWLDGKPLLLQAGEFHYFRTPPDQWEHRLNLLKQAGFNAVASYIPWLWHQPEPEWVDLDGHTHPMRNLQGFLDLASSMGLWIIPRPGPYIMAETINEGIPPWVFVRSPQVALIGQDGKPQNIVSYLHPDFLAWAREWYRAVFGVLVPRQVTRGGKILLVQLDNEMGMIHWVRNLLDTHPDTLARFAAYLREKDTLPDNAPMDGLEEFLHRQLQNPDVEHGGWVVEEYRRFYRTYLRQYAEWLVDCAHSFGLEVPPVINIHGFGNGGKTFPIGLSQLSEVMQIPGMLSATDVYPLGIGEGNFHQLLLVNEMTRALHHPEQPLFSIEFQAGGNQDFGGAQTSFYDLHTRLCVSTGMRAINHYLFFDGENHPILSPVKRHDWGHPVRKDGTLRRHYHRYPRLSRVLQTYGEALTLAKPRTVTTIGFVLDDFMTEVNNSFTRLQTDVLTHQREVILFDFIARGLALTHRPFDALELSRAPLDATRTPTLWVMMEKQCDVPVQHKLVEYVRQGGRLILAGRLCEEDFQHHPCTVLKDALGIRAVHDAEPFRGETIHIMDVLDIPVSFVERFEGDFDEVFAHTVQGEIVGFVRSLGKGRVMMLGAALAANTLEDLAVFERMAQRMECSPLFEMSDWLDVRLSEGEKGKFLFVNNYQDDPVEALISLSGKPLFGGEPVRLPARRGLILPLDWQVRPGLRVDDSTGEVTGVFETEDSLILQVEPTDSTMQLTLSGYRVAEGKTLGMSPSGQVRVRTYSGRIVLQKA, encoded by the coding sequence ATGGCACAATTTTCCGTTAAGCAGGGACAATTCTGGCTGGATGGTAAACCGTTGCTTTTGCAGGCAGGGGAATTTCATTATTTCCGCACACCGCCCGATCAATGGGAACACCGCCTGAACCTGCTGAAACAAGCCGGTTTCAACGCCGTTGCCAGTTACATTCCCTGGCTGTGGCATCAGCCCGAGCCCGAGTGGGTGGATTTGGACGGGCACACCCATCCCATGCGAAATCTGCAGGGTTTCCTGGATCTGGCATCCTCGATGGGCCTGTGGATCATCCCGCGTCCGGGACCGTACATCATGGCAGAGACTATCAACGAGGGGATCCCACCCTGGGTTTTTGTGCGCTCTCCGCAGGTGGCTTTAATTGGGCAGGACGGCAAGCCGCAGAACATCGTCAGTTACCTGCACCCGGATTTTCTCGCGTGGGCGCGGGAGTGGTATCGCGCGGTATTTGGGGTGCTGGTGCCGCGTCAGGTCACCCGCGGGGGCAAAATCCTGCTGGTGCAGTTGGACAACGAAATGGGCATGATTCACTGGGTGCGCAATCTGCTGGATACCCATCCCGACACACTGGCGCGTTTTGCGGCATACCTGCGAGAGAAAGATACCTTACCGGACAACGCACCCATGGATGGACTGGAGGAATTTCTCCACCGGCAGTTACAAAACCCCGATGTCGAACATGGCGGGTGGGTGGTAGAAGAGTATCGTCGCTTTTACCGCACATATTTGCGCCAGTATGCCGAATGGCTGGTGGACTGCGCGCATTCTTTCGGTTTGGAAGTACCGCCGGTGATTAACATTCACGGCTTTGGCAATGGCGGAAAGACTTTCCCCATCGGGCTTTCTCAACTGTCCGAAGTGATGCAGATTCCCGGCATGCTCAGCGCCACGGATGTCTATCCTCTGGGGATTGGAGAGGGCAACTTTCATCAACTTCTACTGGTCAACGAGATGACCAGAGCCCTGCACCATCCCGAACAGCCTCTTTTCTCCATCGAGTTTCAGGCGGGCGGGAATCAGGACTTTGGCGGCGCGCAGACTTCGTTTTACGATTTGCACACCCGCCTGTGCGTGTCGACGGGCATGCGCGCCATCAACCATTATCTGTTTTTTGACGGGGAGAATCATCCCATCCTCAGCCCGGTTAAGCGCCATGATTGGGGGCATCCGGTGCGCAAGGACGGCACCCTGCGCCGCCACTATCACCGTTATCCGCGTCTTTCGCGGGTGCTTCAGACATACGGTGAGGCGTTGACGCTGGCAAAACCCCGCACGGTGACCACTATCGGGTTTGTGCTGGATGATTTCATGACCGAGGTCAACAATTCCTTCACCCGTCTGCAGACGGATGTGCTGACTCACCAGCGCGAGGTGATACTGTTTGATTTTATTGCCCGCGGTCTGGCGCTTACGCATCGTCCCTTCGATGCGCTGGAACTCAGCCGCGCCCCGCTGGATGCCACCCGCACCCCTACACTGTGGGTGATGATGGAAAAACAGTGCGATGTTCCCGTTCAGCACAAACTGGTGGAGTACGTTCGGCAGGGGGGGAGGCTGATTCTGGCAGGGCGCCTGTGCGAGGAAGATTTCCAGCATCATCCCTGCACCGTCTTGAAGGATGCCCTGGGGATCCGTGCTGTGCATGATGCTGAACCTTTCCGCGGCGAGACTATCCACATTATGGATGTGCTCGATATCCCGGTTTCATTTGTGGAGCGTTTCGAAGGCGATTTCGATGAGGTATTTGCCCACACGGTTCAGGGGGAGATCGTGGGCTTTGTCCGTTCGCTGGGCAAAGGCAGGGTGATGATGCTGGGTGCGGCGCTGGCGGCGAATACGCTGGAAGACCTGGCGGTTTTTGAGCGCATGGCACAGCGCATGGAGTGCTCGCCGCTGTTCGAGATGAGCGACTGGCTGGATGTGCGCCTCAGCGAAGGGGAGAAGGGTAAGTTCCTTTTCGTGAATAACTATCAGGATGACCCGGTGGAAGCGTTAATCTCTTTGAGCGGGAAACCATTGTTTGGTGGTGAGCCTGTGCGCCTGCCCGCCCGCCGCGGGTTGATTCTGCCACTGGACTGGCAGGTGCGTCCCGGCTTGCGCGTAGATGATTCTACCGGCGAGGTGACCGGGGTATTTGAGACGGAAGACAGCCTTATCTTGCAGGTCGAGCCAACGGATAGTACCATGCAGTTGACCCTGAGCGGATATCGGGTGGCGGAAGGAAAAACGCTGGGTATGTCCCCTTCGGGACAGGTTCGGGTGAGAACGTATTCCGGCAGGATTGTCCTGCAGAAGGCTTAG
- a CDS encoding divergent PAP2 family protein yields the protein MFQDLLSNHVLWISLIAWGLAQFLKPFLEYLETRRWVWGLWFSSGGMPSSHSALIVSAMVAIGLFEGFNTPLFALAVAMAMIVVYDAAGVRREAGKHAERINLLIEEFLAGHPISEQELKEVIGHTPGEVIAGVVLGILCALIGFGIWG from the coding sequence ATGTTTCAGGACTTGCTCTCCAATCACGTCTTATGGATCAGTCTGATTGCCTGGGGGCTGGCGCAGTTTCTCAAGCCGTTTCTGGAGTATCTGGAAACGCGCCGCTGGGTGTGGGGATTGTGGTTCTCCAGCGGCGGCATGCCCAGTTCCCACTCTGCACTCATCGTCAGCGCCATGGTTGCTATCGGCTTGTTCGAGGGCTTCAACACTCCGCTGTTCGCTCTGGCGGTTGCCATGGCGATGATTGTGGTTTATGACGCCGCAGGCGTGCGCCGCGAAGCCGGCAAACACGCCGAGCGCATCAACCTGCTCATCGAAGAGTTTCTCGCCGGGCATCCCATCAGCGAGCAGGAATTAAAAGAGGTCATCGGTCACACCCCGGGCGAGGTGATTGCCGGAGTGGTTCTGGGTATCCTCTGCGCCCTCATCGGCTTTGGTATCTGGGGCTAG